From the genome of Micromonospora lupini:
TGCGCGCCACCGAGTACCGGCACCTCGACAGGCACGGCCAGGTCTACCTCGACTACGCAGGCAGCGGGGTGACCGCGCAGGCCCAGGTGCGGGCGCACCACGACCGACTGCTGTCCGGCCTCTACGGCAACCCGCACTCGGAGAGCCCCACCAGCGCGGCGGCCGGGTCGCTTGTCGAGTCGACCCGGCGGGCGGTGCTCGACTTCTTCCACGCCGACCCGGCCGAGTACGCGGTGGTCTTCACCCCGAACGCCAGCGGCGCCTGTCGGCTGGTCGGCGAGGCGTACGACTTCGGCCAGGTCGCGCCGTTCGCGTTGACCTGGGACAACCACAACTCGGTAAACGGCATCCGGGAGTACGCCCGGGCGGCCGGCGCCCCGGTGCGGTACGTACCGCTGAGCGGGCCGGAGCTGCGGGTCGCCGAGTCCGACCTGGTCACGGTGCTCGACGCCGAGCGGCGGGGGCCCTCCGGTCGCCGTGGACTGTTCGCGTACCCGGCGCAGAGCAACTTCTCCGGCGTGCAGCACCCGCTGGACTGGGTCGAGCTGGCGCACCGGCACGGCTACGACGTACTGCTCGACGCCGCCGCGTTCGCCGCGACGAACCGGCTGGATCTGCGCTCCGTTCGACCCGACTTCGTCTGCCTGAGCTGGTACAAGCTCTTCGGCTACCCGACTGGCGTCGGCGCGCTGCTGGCCCGCCGCGACGCGCTGGCCCGGCTGCGCCGGCCGTGGTTCGCCGGCGGCACCATCCGCGCGGTGAGCGTGCAGGGCGACTGGCACCGCTCGATGGACGACGAGTCGGCGTTCGAGGACGGCACCCTCAACTTCCTGAGCATCCCGGACGTGGAATTCGGACTGCGGTGGCTCGACTCGATAGGCGTGGACCTCGTGCACACCCGGGTCGGGCTGCTCACCGAGTGGCTGCTGGGCCGCCTGACCACGCTGCGGCACCGCAGCGGCGAACCGTTGGTGCGGGTGTACGGGCCGACGACGGGCGTGGGTCGGGGAGGCACCGTGACGTTCAACGTCCTGCGCCCGGACGGCGCCCCGGTCGACGAGCGGCTCGTCGCGCGCGAGTCCGCCGCGGCCGGCTTCTCGCTGCGGACCGGCTGCTTCTGCAACCCGGGCGCCGGCGAGGGCGCGTTCGAGATCAGCGAGACCTCGTTGCGGCGCGGGCTGCTCGCGCGTGTCGACACGATCGACGAATATCTCGGCGCGCTGCGGTTGCCGACCGGCGGCGCGGTCCGGGTCTCGTTCGGCCTGGCCTCGAACGCCTCCGACGCGGAACGCTTCCTCGCCTTCGTCGAGGCGTCCTACCTCGACCGGGACGTCAGCGCCGCACCGCCGCTGCCTCCCCGCCTGCGCTGCTGACGCGCCCGGGCCCCGCACTGCTGACGCACGCGCCAGACGGCCCGCGCCGCTGACGTGCCAGGGGGCTAGACGGCCTGCGCCACCGATGCCGGGCGGTGCTTGATCTCCTCCATGAACGCGAACCGGGCGGTCAGCTCGGCGAGCGTCAGCCCGGACCGCCAGGCCGAGGCCACCTGGGCGACCTGGACGAGGTCCATGCAGTCGCCGCGTGCGAGAACCTCCTCCGCCGCCCGGATGTCGATCATGAAGTATCGGGCCTGCGAGCCCAGCCCGACGCAGACCACACCCTGCTCGGAGTGCAGCTCGGCGCAGGTGAAGCGGCCGCGCCCCTGCTCGGGGGCCGTCACCCGCCCGACGTCGAGCTGGTGACGGGCAGCGGTCTCGATGAGCGCGGGGGCGAGGCCACCCCGCTCGACCAGGTCCGGGTAGAGGCGCACACCCAACGCCGCCGACGCGTCGCTCATGACTGACTCCCACTTCCTTGTGACAGAGACCAGCAGTACGCAGGTTACGGGGAGGTTTCCTGCGAACCTCGTCATCCTGTCCCGCGTGGACGCTCCACGGCAATAGGAAGGGTCGATTCGACAGCTATCGAGGGGTGTGATCCGCCGGTAACGGACCGTGGCCGCACTGGAAACACTCTTGACAGAAACCCGTTAAATCGACATGCTTCGTTATAGAGAGCGCTCTCTGTCTCTCCGGCGCCGCCACCTCCGCCACCTGCCCGCTGAGGAGCCTCCCGTGTTCACAGCCCGTCCCGCACGCCGCCTGCGGCCCCTCGCCCTCGCGGCGGTCGCCCTCGTCACCACCCTCGCCTCCCTCACCCTCCCGGGCCAGTCCGACCGGGCCGAGGCCGCCATCGGCCCGATCACCTGGCAGGACGAGTTCAATGCCCCGGCCGGCACACCCGTCGACCAGAGCAGATGGCGCTTCGACACCGGCGGTGGCGGCTGGGGCAACAACGAGCGGCAGTACTACACGAACAGCACCAGCAACGCGGTGCACGACGGCCAGGGCAACCTCGTCATCACCGCCCGCCGGGAGAACCCGGCCAACTACCAGTGCCACTACGGTCGCTGCGAGTACACCTCGGCGCGGCTGCTGACGGCGGCGACCTTCACCCAGACGTACGGCCGCTTCGAGGCGCGCATCAAGATCCCGCGCGGCCAGGGCATCTGGCCGGCGTTCTGGATGCTCGGCACCGGCGGCGGATGGCCCGACGCCGGCGAGATCGACGTCATGGAGAACATCGGCCGAGAGCCGAACACCGTCTACGGCACGGTGCACGGGCCCGGCTATTCCGGCGCCGGCGGCATCACCGGCAGCCGGAGCATCGGCAGCCCGCTCGCCGACGGCTTCCACGACTACCGGGTGGACTGGGAGCCGAACGCCATCACCTGGTACCTGGACGGAGTGCAGTACCACCGGGTCGACCCCGCCCGCCTCGGCGGCAACAGGTGGGTGTTCGACCACCCGTTCTTCATGATCCTCAACGTGGCGGTCGGCGGCAACTGGCCCGGCTACCCGGACGGCTCCACCCAGTTCCCCCAGCAAATGCTCGTCGACTACGTCCGGGTGTCGAGCTACACCTCCGGCGGCGGCGACCCGGCGCCCGGCACCACCCGGATCAGGGGGGCGCAGAGCGGGCGCTGCGTCGACATCCCGAGCGCCAACCCGGTCGAGGGAGCCAAGCTGCAGATCTGGGACTGCAACACGACCGCGGCGCAGGCGTGGACGTTCGCCTCCGACGGCACCGTCCGCGCGATGGGCAAGTGCATGGATCCGGCCTGGGCCGGCACCGCCAACGGCACCGAGGTCAACCTGGTGAGCTGCAACGGCAATCCGGCCCAGCGCTTCACCCTCAACAGCGCGGGCGACCTGGTCAACCTCAGCGCCAACAAGTGCGTGGACGTGCGGGACGCCAACCCCAACAACGGCGGCAAGCTGCACCTGTGGGACTGCCTCGGAGCGGCCAACCAGAAGTGGTCCCGCTTCTGACGAGACCGGCACGCGGCGGTGGGCCGTCCGGGCAGAGCCTCGGACGGCCCACCGCCGCGTGCGTATTGGGCAGCCCGATTCGGTCGATGAACCAGGTAGCCGCGTCACGCCCGCTATGTTCGGTTTAATCCGGATACAGCCGTTACGGGAGTGAGCCCATGTCACACCACCTCGATACGCCCCTCGCCGCCCAGGGCGGCCAGCTCTACATCGACGACCTGTACGTCTTCAACGGCGACCGCGCCACGGTGTTCGTCATGGACGTCAACAGCTCGGTGACCAAGGCCGACATCAAGCGCGGCTTCCACGCGGAGGCCCGCTACGAGTTCAAGATCCACTTCAACGGCTCGGACCTGGAGGAGCTGACCTACCGATTCGCCTTCGGCGAGCCGGACGGCAACGCCACGCAGACCCTCGAGCTGTACGAACTCACCGGCGCGGACGCCCGCGACGACGCCGCGATGGGCACTCCCATCGCCCAGGGCAGGACCGGCGAGATGACGACCGGGCAGCGCGTCCGGATCTGGGCGGGCCGGATCACCGACCCGTTCTACATCGACCTCGACGAGCTCGCCACGATCAACGGCGCGGTCAAGAACGGCGCGCGTGTGGACCGCTCGGCGTGGCGGGTCGACCAGGCCAAGAACAGCTTCGCCGGCACCACTGTCGAGTCGATCGTGCTGGAGGTCTCCCACGACGAACCGCTGCTGCGCGAGGGCACCGAGATCGGCGTCTGGTGTCGGACCCTGCTGGCCACCGACGCGGGCGGGTGGCGGCAGATCAACCGCGCGGGCCACCCCATGATGTGGCCCGTCTTCTGGCCGCACGACACCGACTTCTCGGACCCGGCGAACTTCCGACACCCCAGCCAGGACCTCCCCGAGGACGGAGAGGAGATCGCCAAGGCGGTCGCCGGGGTCGTCGCGGCGAACGGCACCGCGCCGGACCCGCAGGCGTACGGCTGGAGCGTCGCCCGGACGCTCTACCCGGACGTGCTGTCGTACACGGTCGGCACGGCCGCCAACTACGGCTTCGCTGTGCACAACGGCCGCACCATGGCCGACAACGCGCCCGAGGTGATGTTCTCCCTGGTCCTCAACACCGGCACCACCTCGGGTCTCACACCCGATGTCACGAAGGCCGCGCGCGCCGACGGCTTCCCGTACGTCGTCCCAGCCTGACGGTCGGGGACGCGACGGAGCAGGCGTCGGCAGCCGCCCTCGCCACCCCGGCGACTCGGAGTCGCGGCGCTCTCCGTAGGACGAAAAGAGCAGTTTCGTCCGTTTTAGGCGTTCGTGCATGCATAACCTTTGTTCCGGGCCCAATGGGGGTTTTCAGGATGAAGGAGACTTGATGCGAAGGAAACTTCTCGCCGCCGGCCTGGCCGGTATCGCCGCAGCCGTGGCCCTCGCCGGGCCAGCCGCCGCGGACACTACGGGCGACACGATCGTGACCCTCACCGTCAACGCCGCCGGCGGTCTCTCGATCACGGTGCCGGCCACGGCGAACATCGGAAACGGCGTGGAGGGCACGACCGTCTCCGGCCAACTGGGTCCGGTCACCGTGCTGGACCAACGGGGGTCGCTCACCCCGAACTGGACCGCCACCGTGGTCTCCACCGACTTCGTCAGCGGCGGTGGCACCTCCGGGGAGACGATCCCGGCCATCAACGTCCTGTATTGGTCGGGCCCCACGACCGGAACGGCCGGCGGCGGTACCTTCACGCCGGGACAGCCGACCGCAGCCCAGGCCGTGATCATCAACGTTCCGCGGACGGCGTTCAGCCACACGGGTGGCACCGGCAACAACTTCGCGAGCTGGAATCCCACGCTGCAGGTGAACATCCCGGATGGCACCGTCGAGGGCACCTACACCGGGACGGTGACACATTCGGTGGTCTGAGCCGCTCGGCCGGCTGGTGCTGCTGGCCTCGGTCGCTCTCGTAGCGGTCGGGGCGTCGGCGGCACCAGCCGTTGCCGCGCGGGAGCAGCGGTACGAACCTGGGGACGATCCCGCCGCGATCAACCTTCGACTGCTGGACATCCCCGCCGCCCGGGCCGAGGATCCCCGCGCCCGGGTCTACATCATCGACCACCTCAAGCCGGGCGCGACGATCAGCCGCCGGGTCGAGGTGCGCAACGATTCCCCGGCGACGCAGAAGATCGAGCTCTACGCCGGGGCGGCCTCGGTCGAGAACGACGGCTTCACCGTGCCCGATGACCGCACCGGCAACGACCTCAGCGGCTGGATCAGACTGAAGACGGCCGCCATCGAGCTCGCCCCGGGCGAACGTGACTCGGTCGCGGTGGAGATCGCCGTCCCGAAGAAGGCGTCCAGGGGCGAGCGGTACGCCGCCATCTGGGCGCAGGTGACAAGCGGGTCGAAGCAGAGCGGCAACGTGGTGCAGGTGCACCGAGTGGGTATCCGCGTCTATCTCGACGTCGGTCCGGGCGGCGAGCCACCGACGGACTTTCGCATCGGTGACCTGGCAGCCGAGCGCGGGATCGGCGAGTTTCCGGTGGTCACCGCGAATGTCACCAACACCGGTGAACGTGCGCTGGACATGACCGGACGCCTGACGATGAGCAAGGGAGCGGTCCAGGCCGGGCCGTTCAAGGTCACCAACGGCCTGACGATCCTGCCCGGCCAGAGCGGCAAGGTCCGCATCGAGGTCAACCAGGCCCTGCCCGCAGGCGTCTGGGACGTACAGGTGCTCCTCGCCAGCGGGCTTGTGGAACGGAAGGCGGAGGGACGGATCACCCTGCCCGTCGCGGCACCGATGGCGGTGGAGGAGTCCCCGAGGGGGGTCTGGCTCGCCTACGCGACAGGCATCGCGGCACTGCTGGTGCTCGTCGTACTGGTCGGCTGGTATCTCGCCCGCCGACAACCGACACGTCTCACGCCGGGTCGCCGGTTGGGTTGACGCGGACTGACCTCGCCGGCGCGGCCGGGGAGGTCAGTCCGCCGAAGGCTGTCAGCCCGCGATGTCCCGCGGGTCGCGGCTGCGC
Proteins encoded in this window:
- a CDS encoding aminotransferase class V-fold PLP-dependent enzyme, with product MRPEQTPAASPVTLPGYAGTARIDELRATEYRHLDRHGQVYLDYAGSGVTAQAQVRAHHDRLLSGLYGNPHSESPTSAAAGSLVESTRRAVLDFFHADPAEYAVVFTPNASGACRLVGEAYDFGQVAPFALTWDNHNSVNGIREYARAAGAPVRYVPLSGPELRVAESDLVTVLDAERRGPSGRRGLFAYPAQSNFSGVQHPLDWVELAHRHGYDVLLDAAAFAATNRLDLRSVRPDFVCLSWYKLFGYPTGVGALLARRDALARLRRPWFAGGTIRAVSVQGDWHRSMDDESAFEDGTLNFLSIPDVEFGLRWLDSIGVDLVHTRVGLLTEWLLGRLTTLRHRSGEPLVRVYGPTTGVGRGGTVTFNVLRPDGAPVDERLVARESAAAGFSLRTGCFCNPGAGEGAFEISETSLRRGLLARVDTIDEYLGALRLPTGGAVRVSFGLASNASDAERFLAFVEASYLDRDVSAAPPLPPRLRC
- a CDS encoding family 16 glycosylhydrolase; this encodes MFTARPARRLRPLALAAVALVTTLASLTLPGQSDRAEAAIGPITWQDEFNAPAGTPVDQSRWRFDTGGGGWGNNERQYYTNSTSNAVHDGQGNLVITARRENPANYQCHYGRCEYTSARLLTAATFTQTYGRFEARIKIPRGQGIWPAFWMLGTGGGWPDAGEIDVMENIGREPNTVYGTVHGPGYSGAGGITGSRSIGSPLADGFHDYRVDWEPNAITWYLDGVQYHRVDPARLGGNRWVFDHPFFMILNVAVGGNWPGYPDGSTQFPQQMLVDYVRVSSYTSGGGDPAPGTTRIRGAQSGRCVDIPSANPVEGAKLQIWDCNTTAAQAWTFASDGTVRAMGKCMDPAWAGTANGTEVNLVSCNGNPAQRFTLNSAGDLVNLSANKCVDVRDANPNNGGKLHLWDCLGAANQKWSRF
- a CDS encoding DUF4331 family protein, with the protein product MSHHLDTPLAAQGGQLYIDDLYVFNGDRATVFVMDVNSSVTKADIKRGFHAEARYEFKIHFNGSDLEELTYRFAFGEPDGNATQTLELYELTGADARDDAAMGTPIAQGRTGEMTTGQRVRIWAGRITDPFYIDLDELATINGAVKNGARVDRSAWRVDQAKNSFAGTTVESIVLEVSHDEPLLREGTEIGVWCRTLLATDAGGWRQINRAGHPMMWPVFWPHDTDFSDPANFRHPSQDLPEDGEEIAKAVAGVVAANGTAPDPQAYGWSVARTLYPDVLSYTVGTAANYGFAVHNGRTMADNAPEVMFSLVLNTGTTSGLTPDVTKAARADGFPYVVPA